CACGTCGCCGGCATAACCGGCAAGCTGGCCGCTCTCGAGCGCCCGCGCGACGGCATCGCGATTGCAGATCTTGCCGCGCGCCGTATTCACCAGATAGGCGCCGCGTTTCATCTTGGCGATCATCGCTTCGTCGAAGAGGTTTTCCGTCTCCGGATGCAGTGGCGCGTTGATCGTGACGACATCACAGACAGGCACCATCTCGGCTGGCGTCTTGTGGAAGGTGACGCCGAGTTCTTTTTCGGCTGCATCGGCAAGCCGGTGGCGGTCGGTATAGTGCAGCTTGACATCGAACGGCTTCAGCCGGCGAAGCACAGCACTGCCGATCCGACCGGCACCGACCGTGCCGATCTCCATGCCCTCGATATCGTACGAGCGCGCGACGCAGTCGGCTATGTTCCAGCCGCCCTTCACGACCCACTGGTAGGAGGGGATGTAGTTTCGCGCGAGACTGAGGATCATCATGACCACATGCTCGGATACGCTGATTGAGTTGCAGTAGGTCACCTCCGCCACGGTGATGCCGCGGTCCATAGCGGCCTGAAGATCGACGTGGTCGGAGCCGATGCCGGCCGTGATCGCGAGCTTCAGCTTGGTCGCCTTGGCGATCCGCTCGGCGGTCAGGTAGGCGGGCCAGAAAGGCTGAGAGATGACGATCTCGGCGTCGGCAAGCTCGCGTTCGAAGACGCTGCCGGCACCGTCCTTGTCCGAGGTCACGACCAGATCGTGCCCCTGGCTTTCGAGAAACGTCCTCAAGCCAAGTTCGCCGGAAACGCTGCCCAACAGGGCGCCCGGCTGAAAATCGACGGCTTTTGGGGTAGGAAGCGTCTGGCCGCCGGGATAGTGTTCGAGTTTCGGCAGGCCATCCCGCGCATAGGCGCTCGGATATCCATCGACCGGATCGTCATAGAGGACGCAAACGACCTTTGCCATTTCCATCTCCCTTCATTTGAGAACGAAGAGGGAGGGCCTCGAATTCTTTAAAGCTGCCGGTCAATGCAAACGAACAGCAGGGCAATGTGCTCTGTTGAATGATCTGTTGTGGCCAGCAGGTTCGCTCGCAGCGCTCCCGCGTTCGTGATTGGCACCATTTGGAAAGGTGGAGGAGCCGGACGCGGTTTCAAGTAGAGCAGCGGGAAGTCGCTGCAATCCCCTTGCCCTCTGGTCCGTTCCCTCTATTGTGCCGGCAACGCCATTGGAGACCACCATATGATCCTGCATTGCGTATTGCTGCGGCTGAAGGCTGCGATGACCGGCGAGGAGAAGCAGGCATTGCTCGCTTCGGTCGTGGCGCTGAAGGAGGTGATCCCGGGCATTCTCGATGTCAGATATGGTCCAAACGTCTCGCCGGAAGGGCTGCATGGCGGCTTCGTCGACGGCTTCGTGGTGACCTTCGAAAATGCCGAGGCGCGAGATGCCTATCTCGTGCATCCCGAGCATGTGGCCGTCGGCGAGCGCATCGTCTCCTCGACGGACGGAGGCCTTGCCGGCCTCCTGGTCTTTGATTTCAATCTCTGAGTCAGGCTGCGGCACCAATCAGCTCGATTTTGCCATCGCCGCGGCCAGCTGGTCGACATTGTAGCGGAACATCTTCTCGTAGGTCGGCGCCGGCCCCTTCTGATCCGAAAGCGATTCGACATAAAGCTCGCCGCCAGGTTCCGCACCCGTTGCCGTGGCGACCTGCCTGACGAGGCGGGGATCGTTCGAGTTTTCGAAGAAGTAGCTCTTCACGTGTTCGGCCTTGATCTGCTCGATCAGCTTGGCGACTTCTGCGGCAGACGCCTCCGTTTCGGTTGACATGCCCAGCGGCGCGAGGAAGCTGACATTGTACTCGCGGCCGAAATAGCCGAAGGCGTCGTGGCTCGTCAGTACCTTGCGCCGGTCGTGCGGAAGCGTGTCGAACTTGGAATGGGCATAAGCGTCAAGCGCGTCGAGCGTCTTCGTGTAGCGCTCGGCATTGGCCCTGAATGTGCCGGCATCCGCCGGATCGGCGGCCGACAGCGCCTTCTCAATACTGGCGACCCAGACCTTCACGTTGACTGGGCTGTTCCAGACGTGGGGATCGGTGACGGTCCTGCCGTCCTCCTCCATGGTG
Above is a window of Rhizobium etli 8C-3 DNA encoding:
- a CDS encoding NAD-dependent formate dehydrogenase, whose product is MAKVVCVLYDDPVDGYPSAYARDGLPKLEHYPGGQTLPTPKAVDFQPGALLGSVSGELGLRTFLESQGHDLVVTSDKDGAGSVFERELADAEIVISQPFWPAYLTAERIAKATKLKLAITAGIGSDHVDLQAAMDRGITVAEVTYCNSISVSEHVVMMILSLARNYIPSYQWVVKGGWNIADCVARSYDIEGMEIGTVGAGRIGSAVLRRLKPFDVKLHYTDRHRLADAAEKELGVTFHKTPAEMVPVCDVVTINAPLHPETENLFDEAMIAKMKRGAYLVNTARGKICNRDAVARALESGQLAGYAGDVWFPQPAPKDHPWRSMPHHGMTPHISGSSLSAQARYAAGTREILECWFEGKPIREEYLIVDGGKLAGAGAHSYSAGDATGGSEEAARFKS
- a CDS encoding Dabb family protein, with protein sequence MILHCVLLRLKAAMTGEEKQALLASVVALKEVIPGILDVRYGPNVSPEGLHGGFVDGFVVTFENAEARDAYLVHPEHVAVGERIVSSTDGGLAGLLVFDFNL
- a CDS encoding metal ABC transporter substrate-binding protein; this translates as MIPRRLLPCAALPALIAFSSAPACAETLKVVASFTVLADVVSQIGGENVKVTSLVGPNGDPHEFEPSPADAKHLKAAQVTFVSGEGLEGWMDRLISASGYKKAPVNVSEGIKTRTMEEDGRTVTDPHVWNSPVNVKVWVASIEKALSAADPADAGTFRANAERYTKTLDALDAYAHSKFDTLPHDRRKVLTSHDAFGYFGREYNVSFLAPLGMSTETEASAAEVAKLIEQIKAEHVKSYFFENSNDPRLVRQVATATGAEPGGELYVESLSDQKGPAPTYEKMFRYNVDQLAAAMAKSS